Below is a window of Phaeobacter piscinae DNA.
GTAATCCATCGTTGAGTAAAACTCGGTGAACCTTTCATTTTCCACTTTGGCGAATATTTGAGCTGGGGCATCGAAATCAAGACCATTTGATGGGTTTTTAAGATGGAAGACTAAACGCGCCGAGACCCACAGGCCCTGCTCTATGATATGCGTCACGGAGATCCGCCTTGGTCCGAGTAAGTGTTGTAGCGCTTCTGCCACATCGCGATGTGTTACTCCGGGCTCCAAGTAGGGTGAACTCACTCCGACCAAAACGGCCTCATGGGAAAGGAGCTGGTCAATCACCTCTAGGTCTCCGTCCTCCCAGATGGCTTTTAGCCAAGCGAGGACAAGTTCAGTGTGCGTCATTATCTCATCTCGTTGTTTGGTCACGAGCCAGCGCAGGTTATGCCTCCGGCGGACTTCGTCAGCAGTTCTACGTTGAGGCTTTCAAGCGCCCATAAGCTTCAGGCTTCGCAGGCCTAAGAGGGCCTGATGTCACATTTGAAGGAGGTGCCACCGCCAGGTTATTATCTCCGTCCCATCCACACATGCTATTGTGGATGGGACGGAGCGACGTGCCGCCAATCCAAGCCAATGAACTATTTTATTAGGTTCTACTTTCGTTCCGTTCGGCAATTGGCAACATCGCTATTCATTTGACACCTGCGGCCATCAGCAGATGCCTGATGCGAGTGGCCTTCAGGCTCGTCCCGCATACTGCCATACAGTATGCGAATAGTTTGCTCAATGGCCTGCTCTTTGTGTAGCGACTGTATTTTTGAGGTGTCTGGGCCCCATTCCTGACGTCTTTTGCACACGGCATTGGCGACGGTGACAAGCCTACGAGCGACTTCAGTCACAATGCCCTCCGTTCGGCTCCCATAAAACCATCATGGCATAAAAGATGTCGTTGGGGGGGACATCCACCGCATCGGGTCACATTTCTAAAATGGCGTATCTGCATGGAAGTCCCGATTCAGCAGGTTGGACGCGATGGTGAAGGCGCGGTTGCTGTCGGTCGTCACCTTGTATTCCTTGGATCATGCGACGTGCATGCCATACTCTCGCGTCAATCGGCAAACACGACGATGACCAACGTTTAGGCCAAGTTTGTTTTAGCTCCCTCGGCTCTTCTGTCATCCTTGGACGATCGTAGCTGCCCAGACTGAGACGGGACTGTCCTAGATGGGGCTAGGAGCACCAGGTCGGTTTGACGTGCTCCCTTTAGAGTCCGCGTTTTTCAGTTAGCTCTGTTCAGGGTTTGATGTGCTACCCAACGTGCCCTCGGCCGTTGTTAGAATTTCCGCGGTTCCATCAGGTTCACGGGCTGGTGTAGTGAACTGATTTCATCAGGTCTGCCGGGACCTTGTTCCCGGTAGCCACGTGCGGGCGTTCTTCATTGCAGTCTCTACGCCAAGCCTCCAACTTTTCGGCTGCATCTTCAAGGCTCATGAACCAGTGCGCGTTCACACTTATGCTTGGCGCAGAACGCATCGCGATGCTCTTCAGAGAGAGTTGGTACATGGGCCGGTCTGACGCCTGCGCGCAACCAATCCGACGAACGTGATGTACCAGGCGGTATTACAAGAGCGGGAGATGCCTATCCGAGGCGGGCGCAGCGCCAGGCCGCAACGGTTATGACGAACCGGGGCAGATCGACATGGCTGAGGAATTAGGGAGCCCACCTCGCACGACGCTGTGGTTTCAAGTACGCGATGGTTGCTCTGGCTCGCCATATTGCGGTGATACCCCATCTGATCTGGGTCGATAGCTCAGTATTCCAGCCGGATACCCCTCCGAACATGGCCTGACTGAATGTTCTTCTGCCCTCTGCCTGCTTGATCGCAGGTCTTCGAGGTCTCGTAGGGACGTGGTTCCGATGATGCCGTAATCTGGACTGTCGCTGACTTCCGGAAAACACGCCAATTAAATGGGCACATCGAAATTGCATCGAACCAGCATCATGTTGGCAGCCAGCGCGCCGACCACGGACCGAAGCATATACCCGAATGACCTCAATCCAAAGCCGCCGCAGAATGCTGGACGGGCAAGAATAGAGCTGGTTAAGCCGCTTTGGCGGACCAATTTGCCTGCCAAAATGGCTTGACTGAAACGGCCTCGTTTCCGACGGTCGGCCCCTAGTTCATCGTGAAGCTCAGACATGGAGCGAAAAAGATCTTCACTTCAGGTATGTCTTAAGAATTTTCATTATCTCAGCAATTTCATCATCGACGCTGCGCAGCGTGCGAGAAGACGTTGCGGCGGCATCCAAGCTAAAGGTTTCCTTCAGATGGCTTTGCATTACCTCTGCCATCAGGCCGTTTGCTGCGCCCCGCATGGCAACAATCTGTTGCAGTAGGGCAGCACAACCAGTCCCGCTGTCAATCGCTCTTTCGAGGGCTTCTGCTTGACCTTTAATGCGTCGAAGGCGTGTGATCGTACGCTTCTTCTCTTCCGGAGTCTGCAGCATCAAGCTATCCTTTATTCTAGTGGCAACATACAATACAATAGTAGAGCTTCAAGAAGCTAGGTTGAAGATTCGGTGCACCCCTTCAGGTGGAGCTATCTTGACGCCATCTTGACTTTTAGTTGCGCGCTCATCAGAACCATAAAGACCATAGTGGATTGAAGGGCTTACGCAAGCTATAAGTGGATATGTGCGGCGCCTAGGTCACCTCGTAAGTGAGTTCGAGAGATGAGTGCTCTGCCCACAGAAAACTGGACCGTATGAAGCTGGAGTTTTCCGCTAAGCTTCCCTGTCTGGGAGAGGAGCGGAATCACATGAAAGCATCGAAGTTCACGGAGGTGCAGAAGGCCTTCGTCCTGAAGCAGGGCGAGCAAGGCACTCCGGTCGCGTAGATCTGCCGCAAGGCGGGGATCAGAGGTGGTCGCAGGATTTCGGACCAGTTGCTAAGCTGTAGCGCCTGACGAAGGAACGACCACATATGACGAAGCGGAAACGCTATTCGACGGAGTTCAAGGCTAAGGTTGCACTTGAGGCCATCCGTGAAGAACTGACGACGGCCGAGCTGGCCAAGCCGGTCTTTCGTACGGTCGAGATGCATCAAGACCGATCGCGCTCCGTGGATTAGAAGCGTTCGGAGATAGCGGCTCCCTCGCTTCGCAATGCCATGAAGTGTCTGCTTGCCCACAGTGGAATGCTGCCGCGGCACAAGACCCAGCCATGCGGCCACGTCTCGTGCTTTCCTGAAACGCGCAGGATCACCAATGAATGCAAGGATGGCAGTCGCTCCGAGAGGACCGACTCCCGGAATGGTCATCAGCCGACGCGCGGTCTCATCCCTGTCCGCGATGTTCTTGATCTCGGCTGACACGCTGCAGATAGCCGGTCTCCTCAGCAGTGTGGTTCTGCAAAACCACTGTTGAGACCTGAGGCCGGTTATGGCCACACGCTGCGCTATTTGGGGGGCTACGCGCGTGGCCATAGCCTTAATACAGCGCTTCTTTCCGACGTGCTACGGCAGCGAGTTCATTTCTCGCTATCTGGATCTTTGGGGCTACGCCAACCATGTCACGCTGGACTTCTCACGGCCCGTAAAACCCACGGGCAGCGGAATGCCGGAACGCCCATTGGTTCATGAGCCTTGCGGACGCTCGCGAAAAGCTGGAGGATTGGCGTAGACACTATAACGACGACAGACCTCTCAGTGCGATCAGATGCAACGTACCGATCGCCATGCACTATCCCGATGGCGTCACCAGCCCGTCATCGTGAAACAGCCCGGAAATTCCAGCTTACGGTAGTCCAAGGTTGGGTCGCAGAGAAACTTGTTATCAAGTCGAATGGTGAGTGGAGGAAACGACGATTGAACAACGCGAGGCGAGAAAGCTGTAAAATACGAGAACTAGCAGTCTGCTTGGCTGAAGTTTCAGAACGGCCATTAAAGCTGAAGGCTCTATTTGAGCACTATTGCAACAAGTTAGAGAAGCTAGAACTACCCGTAGATAGAGCGTCTCTAGGTTTAGAATTATTGCACCCAAATATCACCGGATGGCAATATATATGGAATTCACAATCCTCAACCTCAACTTCTCTTGAATGCCCGATTAGTTCCAATGTGGATTATACGAACAGTCCCGCGCTCCAGGTTAGTCTAGCAGGCCAGCCTATCAGGTATCCTCTGATTTCTAAGCAATGTGAGCTCCCGATGTTGGAAAGACTTAGAAAGGACGGGGCTACCGATTACTACATAGTTCCTTTACCGTTTCTTGACAGGTGCCGAACTGCGTTCATCTCGTACGCTACGCATCGTACTAACGGATTTCGTCAAGAACAGCTTATAGATCTTCACCTTGCAACAATTCTGATTAGCCCATGGATCGAACGACACGTGTTGCGTCGAATATCTAAGGATATCCTGGAAGTTTATGTAGGACGTAGATCGGGTGCACAGGTTTACGAGGGGGTAATTAAGAGAGGAGCTGCGGAAGTTGTTGATGCCGTCATTTTTTTTGCTGATCTTCGAGATTTCACAAAGCGCTCTAATAGCCAAAACCTACCTACTGTATTGGAAGATTTAAATCAATGGCTGGAGCTTTTGGTTGCGGCCGTAGTTAATAATGGTGGCGAGGTTCTAAAATTTGTTGGTGACGGAATCTTGGCGATGTTTCCAGTGGGGGAGGAGGGTTTGGAAAACGCAAGCCAATCTGCTCTACTTGCCTGTAGAGAGGCGTTATCAACAGTTTCGAACCTCAATGTTCAGAGGGAAAACTTGGGACAGCAGAAGATGTTTTTTGTTATGGGCCTCGATGCAGGAGAAGTAGCATATGGAAATGTCGGCGGGATCGAGAGGCTTGATTTTACAGCAATTGGGAGAACTGTAAATCGTGCGAGCAGACTAGTTGATCTAGCCAAGGATCTTGAAATTACTGTTGCAATATCAAGCACATGCGCTGGCAACTTATCATGTGAGCTAAGTCATGTTGGCTCTCATTTTTTGCGCGGCTTTGACGAAGCTATCGAAGTTTATTCGCTTTGATATTGAGCAAGAGGAATATTCGGTTCTCAGAGGTGTCCAGCTTTCGACGAACCCGGTTGTTGATTTCCGCCTCTCTATTCGGCGGGTGCAAGTCAAGCGTCACCGAGGAAGGTTCCGAGGCGGTAATCTTTGTCTTCCGCGGGGTCTCGCTTCTCTTCGGGATCGGCACACGGGCCCTCCCATGATGGGATAATGGACCTGTCACGCTTTGATGCCGCTCCGATTTCTCACTTATGCAGCTTTAGCCTCGAAGGCCAAGGGACTTTTCCAGCCGAGAGCTGAATGCTTACGGCGCGGATTGTAGAAGCCGTTGATGTATTCGAAGATTGCCAGTTCGGCAGCCCGCCGTGTCGGCCATGAACGACGCCAGATCAACTCGGCCTTGATGGTCTTGAAGAATGTTTCGACCGCTGCGTTGTCGTAGCAGTTGCCTTTCCCGCTCATCGAGACCTCAAAGCCAGGCTGACGCAGGATCTTCTGGTAGTCGTGAGAACAATACTGGCTTCCACGATCCGTGTGATGGATGCATCCCTCGGGCGGTTGCCGCAAAGCAGTGGCCATCTTCAATGCCCGGATTGCCAGATCACGCTTCATCCGGTTGCTCACCGCCCAGCCGACGACACGCCGGGAATGCAGGTCGAGGATCACGGCGAGATAGAGCCAGCCTTCCTGTGTCCAGACATAGCTGATGTCGCCCGCCCATTTCTGGTTCGGGCGATCCGCCGAGAAGTCACGATCCAGCAGGTTTGGCGCGATGTTGAAGCTGTGATTGCTGTCGGTTGTCGCCTTGAACCTCTTGCTCCGCTTCACGGAAATACCGTTCTGGCGCATCAGCCTGCCAACACGACGATGGCCGACATCGATGCCCAGTTCCTTCAACTCCTCGGTCATCCGCGGACGGCCATAGCTGCCCAGGGACAGGGCGAACTGCTCGCGAATGTGGGCCAGGACCACCACGTCCTTGCGCTGGCTGTCACTGAGCGGACGACTGCGCCAGGCTCGATATCCCCGAGAGCTGACATCCATAATCTCGCAGAGCCGGTTCACCGGGATTTCGTTGCGGTGTTCTTCAACGAAGGCAAACCTCATTTGCTTCTCTCCGCGAAGAACACCGTTGCCTTTTTTAGAACGTCCCTCTTGTCTTAGAGATTTTGATGACATGTGGCACATCAGAGCTATCCCCCGGCACGGCATTTATGCCGGGGGATAGCGGGGGTCGGATCGGTTCCCTCTGGGTTTTGAGGAACCGTGGAGGAGTAGGATCGCCCCCGCGCTTTTTACTGGCCTGAACGGATACTGAGGCACCGTTTTGCGCGGGGGCCTGAATGACAAGAAGAGGTGGGAAAGAGCTATGACGAAGAGCATTGGGATAGACGTCTCCAAAGAGACGCTGGATGCGCATAGGACGGACGACGGCGCTCATGCGCAGTTCCAGAATGACAGTAAGGGTCGCCGCGCACTCTTGCGGTGGATTGGAGACAAGGTATCGCTCGTCGTCTTTGAAGCAACTGGTGCTTATCATCGTGGATTGGAGCTAGATTTGGCCGGTGCATCAGTGCCATTTGCCAAAGTTAACCCCAAACAAGCGCGACGCTTTGCACAAGCAATCGGAAAGCTGGCCAAGACGGATCGCGTCGATGCCGCGATGCTCGCCAAAATGGGGGCTGTCCTCGATTTATCGCCGCAAACGCCAGCAACCCCGGAATTGCACGATATGCGGGAGTTACTCACAGCAAGGCGGGCGCTCATCAAAGATCAAACCGCTGCACGAACTCGATTGGCGACAGCATCTGTAGGTTCTGTTCAAACGATCCTAAAGCGCCGATTGAAGCAGATCGTCAAAGACATCGATCAGATTGACGACGCCCTGCGCAACTTGTCTGGCCGGGATATGACATTCGCTCGGAAGGTCGCAATTCTTGCCAGTATACCGGGGATCGGTCAGCTGACGGCCATTACGCTTTTGATCGACATGCCTGAGATCGGGGGCATGGACAACAAGCAGGCCGCCAGCCTGGCTGGGCTTGCACCGGTCTCGCAGAGTTCCGGGAAATGGCAGGGAAAAGAAAGGATCCAGGGCGGTCGGGCACAACTGCGCAAAGCTCTGTACATGCCGGCCCTCGTTGCCACACGTGTGAACCCGGATATGACAAGAAAGTACAATCAGCTCATCGAAGCTGGAAAAGAGAAAAAGGTCGCGCTGACCGCCATCATGCGGAAGCTGCTGGTCATGGCAAACGCCTTGCTACGCAGCAATCGAATGTGGACCAAAGCTCGGCCTTGACCAAGACGGATACTCCTCCCGGAGCTGCCGGTTCTCTCTGCGCAGTTCTGCGACCTCGCGCTCAAGGTCGGTTTGCGCTGTCGGATTCTCGGGGTTCTTGCGTTCCTGCTGGATCCACCGGCTCAGCGTTGAAAAGCCAACACCGAAGTCAGCGGCAACCTGCTTGCGGGAAAGTCCGCTCGTCAATGCGACCCGAACCGCTTCTGCGCGGAACTCCGGGCTCGGTCGTGATGCCATGTCTGTTCTCCTTTGCGACACGATACGTGATCAAAGGAGCGGCACAATTCCGCGACAGGTCCATAAGAGGAACAAAGCGGCTCGATCTGAGAAACGTCATGGCGGCATGGGCGTCGCCGGCACCGCGGAAATCACGAGCTCACTTCATCCACCGTCCCGCGAAGGACGTCTTGCCGCCTTGGGCGGACCTCAGATGACGTTTACGTTGAAAGAGCTGAAGCGGCTCTAGAAGGAGAACGAGCGGCTCACAATGAGCTTGCCTATCTTTCTACGTTTCCCGAGAGGATTAGCCGCAATAAACCTGCCACTAAGACGAGCACGACAACACTTAATATCCATATAATCGTCATCCAGCGCAGTCGCTTCCATAAGGTGGCTGACACTTTCTTCATTCCTCTTCCTCCGTCATGTTTACAGTCTCGAATAGGAGGTTGCATTCCCTGCGATTGCGTGTCTTCGGTAGACAGATAACATGGTACAGGCAATATTTTGGCGGTGCTCCGCTACCCAACCTTGGACCGCCAGGAGCTGGCTTTTTCTGGCTCTGTCACAATGATGGGCTGGTAACGCCATCGGGATAATGCATGGTAATCATAACGTTCTATCCGATTGCCCTGCGGGGTCCTTCTTCATTTTAGTGCCGACGCCAATCCTCCGGTTTATCGCGGGCATCTGCAACGCTCATGAACCGGTTAGCGTTCAGGTAGCCAGCGCCAGTAGACTTTAGTCCATCCCTTCCTCTCGGGATAGACCAGGCTATGCCGCAGCGGGAAACTCTCAAGAAGCTGCCCCGGCAATCCTCCCCGACTTGCCCAACAGCTTCATTGCCACGCCCCAACCCAGTGATCTGCCAGTGCAGACCATATCCGAGGGCCTGCTCCAAAGAAGAAAAGCAGCTGTCGGGTTCTTCTACTGAGCCTTTAAAAAATGATTGGGGCGGTGGGCAATGTTGACTTCGTCGCCGCGTTCTCCGCCCGCAGCCGAAACGGTGGCTTTGTGGCGGTCCAGGCCTGTGTATATGATATCCTGCATTTGGCCTCTACCCAATCTTTTGACACTACGCCAGCCAATCTGGCGCAACCCTCGTACGGAGAATGCCTCTGGAGAGACCACCGGCCCAGTCAACTGGTGACCCCGATCATCCGCTCTAGTGATACCCTTCATCACTGACCTTTCCGCGGAAAACCCAATATGCCCAAGCGGAATAGGTTAGTATGATTGGAACAATGAAAACAGTACCCACCAACAGGAACTTTTGGCTTTCTCTCGGTGCTGCAGCGTCCCAAATCGTAACTGACGGGGGTACTGAATAAGGCAAGACACTGATACCCAGGCCCACAAAACCCAGGAAGAACAATAGCAAAGCCATAAAAAATGGAATTCGGTCTGATCCACTCTTTATCCCACGGAAGAACACCACAGAGCTTAATGCAACAAGTATCGGAACTGGTGCGGTAAACAACATGTGGGGTAGAGCGAACCATTTCTGCCAATATTCAATGCTCAGAAACGGCGTAGCTATACTTACCAGAACCAATGCCACAAGCGTTGCCACCCCGAGAGAAAGAGCCATCTTCCTCGCGTGCTCTTGAGCTTCCCCCTCGGTTTTCCAGATCAGCCAAGTTGAGCCTAGAAGGCTATATCCAACCACAACCGATACGCCTGTCAGAACGCTAAAGGGTGTCAGCCAATCCAACCAGTTTCCCGCATACATATTCTCTTCTACGCGCACTCCCTGCAGGATCGCACCTAGAGTCATACCCTGGCATAGTGCTGCAACCAACGAACCTGTCGTAAAAGCCAAATCCCAGAACCCTCTATGCCGAGGGTCTCGCCAACGAAACTCAAATGCAACTCCTCGAAAAACGAGACCCAAAAGCATCGCAACCATAAGCGGATAGGTTGCCGGCAACAGGATCGAAAAGGCCAAAGGAAACATTGCCATAAGCCCTCCCCCACCAAGCACCAACCATGTTTCGTTCCCGTCCCATACAGGAGCAATAGAATTCATTGCTTGATCGCGCTCGGCGCCAACTTTTAGACTCGGAAACAATATCCCAATCCCCAAATCGAAACCGTCCATCACGACATATGCGAAAACCGCAAATCCAATAATGCAGGCCCACATGACGGTTAAATCCATGTTTTCCATGCCTTATCTCCTATTTGAAGGGTTCGATTTAATGGAAGTTGCTGGCGTAATGCCGGCCGAGCGCTGAGGAGTATTGGATGGCAGTTCTTCTTTCCTTTGAGGAACGTTTGCCCAGAGTCGGAAAATATAGTACACGCCGGCTCCGAAGACACAAAAATATACAATCACAAAGGCGAGTAGAGATGCCGCTAAAGCGGGGGCGTCAAGCGGCGAGGAGGACTCCGCTGTTCGCATCAAGCCGTAAATAGTGAACGGCTGACGCCCGACTTCCGTTGTCACCCAACCAGCAATCACAGCGACTAGTCCTGAAGGGCCCATAAGAACCACTGTTCGGTGAAGCCATACGTGGTCGAATAGACGGTCGCGATATCTAGCGATTAGACTCCAAACACCCACGCCCAACATCGCAAGTCCTATACCCACCATGATCCGAAAGGACCAAAAGACAACTCCGACTGGAGGCCAATCCTCTCGAGGGTATTCCGTCAAACCTGGAAGTGGAGCAAAAGGATCATGTTTGAGAATCAATGACCCGAGGTACGGAATGGACACCTCATGCCGAATGCGAGCATTTTCAGAATCCGGAAGCCCAAATAAGATTAAGGGAGCTCCTTCTGGGCTAGGGTGATAGTGCCCTTCCATTGCCAACACTTTTATTGGCTGGTGTTCCAGAGTGTTCAACCCGTGCTGGTCACCAACCATAATTTGCAGAGGTGTAACAAGGACGGCCATCCACATCGCCATCGAGAACATTATTTGAGAGCCTAAATTCGACCTATCCCGCAGCAAATGCCATGCGCCGACCGCACCAACAATGAAAGCCGTTGTCAGATATGAGGCAAGGACAGTATGTACCAAGCGGTATGGGAAACTAGGATTAAACACAATTTCCCACCACGAACCTGAAGGGATGAACTGCCCCTGGTCATTTATTGCGTATCCAACAGGAGTGTGCATCCAGCTGTTAACAGAAATAATCCACGTTGCAGAAATCAAGGTACCTACTGCGACCATGCATGTGGCAAAGAAGTGCAAACCTTTCCCAACCTTGTTAGCGCCAAACAACATGACGCCAAGAAAGCCTGCCTCAAGAAAGAATGCCGTCATCACCTCGTAGGCCATTAATGGCCCCACGATCGGACCTGCCCTACGTGAAAACTCGGACCAGTTAGTTCCGAATTGATATGACATGACAATACCGGAAACAACTCCCATGCCAAAAACTACAGCGAATACCTTCAGCCAGTAACGGAAAAGGTTGGCGTAGACGCCACGTCCCGTTTTTAGCCACAGCGCTTCCAAAACCGCGAGATAGCTCGCTAACCCGATAGAGAATGACGGAAATATGAAATGGAATGAAACCGTGAAGGCAAACTGAGCACGCGCCAACAGCAATGGGTCAAAGTAGCTAGACATTTCGTCCCCGCTTTCGCAAGAGTTCGATGATTTTAGAATGGAAGCAAGAGGCCGCTTCTATTGTTTGATATCTGTGTCTGCCTTCTGGTCGGCGTAAGTTATGAGACGGGAGCTTCGGTAGCCGATGCTATGCGTCCATGTCCAACTTAAGGCTACGCTGAGCCTGTTCTGTACGCCAATAAGAAAGTAAATATGGATCAACTTCCACATCCACCAAGCGAATGTCCCGCGCAACTTGAGACGCCCTATGTCGACAACCGCTAGGCGTCGACCGATGGTGGCGAGGTTGCCCTGGTGGCGATAACGGAACGGCGCGGGTGGTTTTTTCTGCTTTATGCGCCGGCTGATTAGATCGGCAACGTATTGGCCTTGCTGTTTGGCAGCTGGTGCCAATCCCGGCACGGTTTTCCCATCTTCACCTGTTGCCGCTGCAGTGTCTCCGATCACAAAGATGTTCGGATTGTCCGGGATTGTGAGGTCGGGGCCGACAATAGCACGTCCTGCACGATCAGCTTCGGTATTTAGCCATCGAGCTGCTGGCGATGCCTGAACGCCTGCGGCCCAGAGTATTGTTTCAGCTGGGAGGTGCTTGCCGTCGACCGTAACTCCCTCTGAAGAACATTCTGTCACGGGTTTCCCGAGTCGGATCTCAACGCCAAGTTTCTTGAGAGCTTTACGAGTGTAATCTGAGAGCTTCTCCGTAAAGACAGGCAAGAGACGTGGACCAGCCTCAATCAATATAACCTTGGTCGCATCCGGATCGATAGACCGGAAGTCTTGCTTCAAGGTCAAGTGGGCGAGTTCCGCGATTGTACCGGCCAGCTCAACCCCTGTCGGGCCACCGCCGATCACGACAAAGGTTTGCAAGGCAGCCCGGCGAGCGGGGTCTGGCTCACGCTCGGCCTTCTCGAATGCGAGCAATACGCGTCGACGTATCGTCACTGCATCCTCAAGGGACTTCAGCCCGGGCGCGTAGGGCTCCCAAGCATCATTGCCAAAGTAGGAATGCCGAGCTCCGGTGGCCAGTACGAGGATATCGTAGGGTATGGTCGTTCCATCAGTGAGCAAGACGCTCTGCGTCTGGGCATCGACCCCGTCCACTTCGGCAAGGAGCGTTCGTACGTCCTTGCGTTTGCTGAACAAAGCGCGAATAGGCCAGGCAATTTCCGAAGTAGAAAGCGAAGCGCTTGCCACCTGGTACAACAAGGGCTGGAACAGGTGATGATTGCGCCGATCAATGATCGTCACATCTGCCCCCTTCTTGGCTAGGCTCTGCACAACTTCAAGGCCACCAAATCCTGCGCCGACCACCACAACGCGTGGGCGCGCGTTGGAGTAATCCGACTTAGCCTCTGTGGAATGACCACCCGACGGTCCCAGCTGGCTATCGTTGCTTGTGTCCTGTCGCATGTTCTCTACTCCGGTTTTTGCTCAAGACAATGCTTCAGCATGGTGGGCGAGATGGTCGCCTATAAAACTCTCGATAAAGTAGTAGCTGTGGTCGTAGCCCGCCCGCTGGTTAAGAGTCAGCGGATGGCCAACCTCATCACAAGCAGCCTTGAGCAGGTTGGGGCGGAGTTGAACGGCCAGGAACTCATCGTCTCCACCTTGATCTACCAAGATGGGGAGGCGCTCCTGCGCGGTTTTTATCAGTTCGACCGTATCGTACTGTTTCCAGGCTTCGGGGTCGTTGCCAAGATAGGCTGCAAAGGCCTTCTTGCCCCATGGAACTTGAGTTGGAGCAACGATGGGGGAAAACGCAGAAACGCTTTTGTAGCGACCGGGGTTCTTCAGCGCTATCGTCAATGCACCGTGCCCACCCATCGAGTGACCAGAGATAGATCTTCGATCAGTCGCAGGGAGGGAGCTTTCGATTAGCGCGGGCAATTCATCAACCACGTAATCGTACATTTTGAAGTGCGAACTCCACGGCGCCTGCGATGCATTCAGGTAAAAGCCAGCACCCTGCCCCAGATCATACGCTTCATCGTCAGCGACACCTTCGCCTCTCGGGCTGGTGTCAGGAGCGACCAGGATAATACCATGCTGGGCTGCGAACCGCTGCGCAGAAG
It encodes the following:
- a CDS encoding nuclear transport factor 2 family protein is translated as MTHTELVLAWLKAIWEDGDLEVIDQLLSHEAVLVGVSSPYLEPGVTHRDVAEALQHLLGPRRISVTHIIEQGLWVSARLVFHLKNPSNGLDFDAPAQIFAKVENERFTEFYSTMDYLELIQNLGLVPDDTFYILLTKHKLTWQ
- a CDS encoding transposase, whose protein sequence is MAQNASRCSSERVGTWAGLTPARNQSDERDVPGGITRAGDAYPRRAQRQAATVMTNRGRSTWLRN
- a CDS encoding metal/formaldehyde-sensitive transcriptional repressor, whose amino-acid sequence is MLQTPEEKKRTITRLRRIKGQAEALERAIDSGTGCAALLQQIVAMRGAANGLMAEVMQSHLKETFSLDAAATSSRTLRSVDDEIAEIMKILKTYLK
- a CDS encoding adenylate/guanylate cyclase domain-containing protein, whose translation is MLERLRKDGATDYYIVPLPFLDRCRTAFISYATHRTNGFRQEQLIDLHLATILISPWIERHVLRRISKDILEVYVGRRSGAQVYEGVIKRGAAEVVDAVIFFADLRDFTKRSNSQNLPTVLEDLNQWLELLVAAVVNNGGEVLKFVGDGILAMFPVGEEGLENASQSALLACREALSTVSNLNVQRENLGQQKMFFVMGLDAGEVAYGNVGGIERLDFTAIGRTVNRASRLVDLAKDLEITVAISSTCAGNLSCELSHVGSHFLRGFDEAIEVYSL
- a CDS encoding IS110 family transposase, whose product is MTKSIGIDVSKETLDAHRTDDGAHAQFQNDSKGRRALLRWIGDKVSLVVFEATGAYHRGLELDLAGASVPFAKVNPKQARRFAQAIGKLAKTDRVDAAMLAKMGAVLDLSPQTPATPELHDMRELLTARRALIKDQTAARTRLATASVGSVQTILKRRLKQIVKDIDQIDDALRNLSGRDMTFARKVAILASIPGIGQLTAITLLIDMPEIGGMDNKQAASLAGLAPVSQSSGKWQGKERIQGGRAQLRKALYMPALVATRVNPDMTRKYNQLIEAGKEKKVALTAIMRKLLVMANALLRSNRMWTKARP
- a CDS encoding transposase, producing the protein MASRPSPEFRAEAVRVALTSGLSRKQVAADFGVGFSTLSRWIQQERKNPENPTAQTDLEREVAELRRENRQLREEYPSWSRPSFGPHSIAA
- a CDS encoding DUF2474 family protein; this encodes MQPPIRDCKHDGGRGMKKVSATLWKRLRWMTIIWILSVVVLVLVAGLLRLILSGNVER
- the cydB gene encoding cytochrome d ubiquinol oxidase subunit II, which translates into the protein MENMDLTVMWACIIGFAVFAYVVMDGFDLGIGILFPSLKVGAERDQAMNSIAPVWDGNETWLVLGGGGLMAMFPLAFSILLPATYPLMVAMLLGLVFRGVAFEFRWRDPRHRGFWDLAFTTGSLVAALCQGMTLGAILQGVRVEENMYAGNWLDWLTPFSVLTGVSVVVGYSLLGSTWLIWKTEGEAQEHARKMALSLGVATLVALVLVSIATPFLSIEYWQKWFALPHMLFTAPVPILVALSSVVFFRGIKSGSDRIPFFMALLLFFLGFVGLGISVLPYSVPPSVTIWDAAAPRESQKFLLVGTVFIVPIILTYSAWAYWVFRGKVSDEGYH
- a CDS encoding cytochrome ubiquinol oxidase subunit I; amino-acid sequence: MSSYFDPLLLARAQFAFTVSFHFIFPSFSIGLASYLAVLEALWLKTGRGVYANLFRYWLKVFAVVFGMGVVSGIVMSYQFGTNWSEFSRRAGPIVGPLMAYEVMTAFFLEAGFLGVMLFGANKVGKGLHFFATCMVAVGTLISATWIISVNSWMHTPVGYAINDQGQFIPSGSWWEIVFNPSFPYRLVHTVLASYLTTAFIVGAVGAWHLLRDRSNLGSQIMFSMAMWMAVLVTPLQIMVGDQHGLNTLEHQPIKVLAMEGHYHPSPEGAPLILFGLPDSENARIRHEVSIPYLGSLILKHDPFAPLPGLTEYPREDWPPVGVVFWSFRIMVGIGLAMLGVGVWSLIARYRDRLFDHVWLHRTVVLMGPSGLVAVIAGWVTTEVGRQPFTIYGLMRTAESSSPLDAPALAASLLAFVIVYFCVFGAGVYYIFRLWANVPQRKEELPSNTPQRSAGITPATSIKSNPSNRR
- a CDS encoding NAD(P)/FAD-dependent oxidoreductase, producing MRQDTSNDSQLGPSGGHSTEAKSDYSNARPRVVVVGAGFGGLEVVQSLAKKGADVTIIDRRNHHLFQPLLYQVASASLSTSEIAWPIRALFSKRKDVRTLLAEVDGVDAQTQSVLLTDGTTIPYDILVLATGARHSYFGNDAWEPYAPGLKSLEDAVTIRRRVLLAFEKAEREPDPARRAALQTFVVIGGGPTGVELAGTIAELAHLTLKQDFRSIDPDATKVILIEAGPRLLPVFTEKLSDYTRKALKKLGVEIRLGKPVTECSSEGVTVDGKHLPAETILWAAGVQASPAARWLNTEADRAGRAIVGPDLTIPDNPNIFVIGDTAAATGEDGKTVPGLAPAAKQQGQYVADLISRRIKQKKPPAPFRYRHQGNLATIGRRLAVVDIGRLKLRGTFAWWMWKLIHIYFLIGVQNRLSVALSWTWTHSIGYRSSRLITYADQKADTDIKQ